From the genome of Phytohabitans rumicis, one region includes:
- a CDS encoding substrate-binding domain-containing protein yields the protein MGAPASHPWVDVDNAAGTAAATRRLRDTGHERIGFIGWPAGSGVGDARRSGWATTAGPACAELDRSTVDGVAEGEAAARDLLRLPEPPTALVCASDSLAVGAVAAVRDTGVAVTGFDDTPVARVLGLTSVAQPLAEAAARCVALLAGVLDGVPRRNPYSSNPPS from the coding sequence GTGGGGGCGCCCGCCAGCCATCCGTGGGTGGACGTGGACAACGCGGCCGGCACCGCCGCCGCGACCCGCCGCCTGCGCGACACCGGGCACGAGCGGATCGGCTTCATCGGATGGCCGGCCGGGTCGGGCGTCGGTGACGCCCGGCGCTCCGGCTGGGCCACCACCGCCGGGCCGGCCTGCGCGGAGCTGGATCGCTCCACGGTGGACGGTGTGGCCGAGGGTGAGGCGGCCGCCCGCGACCTGCTCCGCCTCCCGGAGCCGCCGACCGCCCTGGTCTGCGCGAGCGACTCCCTGGCCGTGGGCGCCGTCGCCGCCGTACGCGACACCGGCGTAGCCGTCACCGGCTTCGACGACACCCCGGTCGCCCGCGTGCTCGGCCTCACCAGCGTGGCGCAGCCGCTCGCCGAGGCCGCCGCCCGCTGCGTCGCCCTCCTCGCCGGCGTGCTGGACGGGGTGCCGCGCCGGAACCCGTACTCCTCCAACCCTCCCTCGTGA
- a CDS encoding glycogen debranching N-terminal domain-containing protein encodes MFHADARALARASLLVDGREPEPIGYAPAGPGADRFVSVVRWLGDPIPDPTVRVDRLRRVVPGGMSEEIVVSSTADVPVRATVTLEVACDLAPMEVVKSGGSVPPVSPADALTWIAHGTTVRVTGDGTASGSGLLWDVDLPTRGSATLRWQVRVDDTRAAVAAPSGPIEWSRPEVTADDHRLVRLLDRSLDDLATLRLAEQGDTFLAAGVPWYLTLFGRDSIWAARMLLPLGTGLAAGTLRVLARRQGRRVDAHTGEEPGKIMHELRRDEFTSLPPAYYGTVDATPLWVSLLHDAWRWGMPADEVAALLPALEAALDWLGGHADFLRYVDTTGRGLANQGWKDSGDAVRFRDGRRAEPPIALAEVQGYAYQAAVQGAALLDAFGRPGGDRWREYADALAERFRAAYWVDGPHGRTRHWRSTAAGARSTRSPATSGTCSAPGC; translated from the coding sequence GTGTTCCATGCCGACGCCCGCGCGCTCGCGCGGGCGTCGCTGCTGGTCGACGGCCGCGAGCCGGAGCCCATCGGGTACGCGCCGGCGGGGCCGGGCGCCGACCGCTTCGTCTCCGTCGTGCGGTGGCTCGGCGACCCCATCCCCGACCCCACCGTCCGCGTCGACCGGCTCCGCCGGGTGGTCCCCGGCGGGATGAGCGAGGAGATCGTGGTCAGCTCGACCGCCGACGTGCCGGTCCGGGCCACGGTCACCCTGGAGGTGGCCTGCGACCTGGCGCCGATGGAGGTGGTGAAGTCCGGCGGCTCGGTCCCGCCGGTGTCCCCCGCGGACGCGCTGACCTGGATCGCGCACGGCACGACCGTGCGCGTGACGGGCGACGGCACGGCCTCCGGCAGCGGCCTGCTCTGGGACGTCGACCTGCCCACCCGCGGCAGTGCCACGCTGCGCTGGCAGGTGCGGGTGGACGACACCCGGGCCGCGGTCGCCGCGCCGAGCGGGCCGATCGAGTGGTCCCGCCCGGAGGTGACCGCCGACGACCACCGGCTGGTCCGGCTGCTGGACCGGTCCCTCGACGACCTCGCCACGCTGCGGCTCGCCGAGCAGGGCGACACCTTCCTCGCGGCCGGCGTGCCCTGGTACCTCACGCTCTTCGGCCGGGACAGCATCTGGGCCGCCCGCATGCTCCTGCCGCTCGGCACCGGCCTGGCCGCCGGCACGCTGCGGGTGCTCGCCCGCCGGCAGGGACGGCGGGTGGACGCGCACACCGGCGAGGAGCCCGGCAAGATCATGCACGAGCTGCGCCGGGACGAGTTCACGAGCCTCCCGCCCGCGTACTACGGGACCGTCGACGCCACTCCGCTGTGGGTCAGCCTGCTGCACGACGCCTGGCGGTGGGGCATGCCGGCGGACGAGGTGGCCGCGCTGCTGCCCGCCCTGGAGGCCGCCCTCGACTGGCTCGGCGGCCACGCCGACTTCCTCCGGTACGTCGACACGACCGGCCGGGGCCTGGCCAACCAGGGCTGGAAGGACTCCGGCGACGCGGTGCGGTTCCGCGACGGTCGCCGCGCCGAGCCGCCGATCGCGCTGGCCGAAGTGCAGGGGTACGCGTACCAGGCGGCCGTGCAGGGCGCCGCGCTGCTGGACGCGTTCGGCCGGCCGGGCGGCGACCGGTGGCGGGAGTACGCCGACGCGCTGGCCGAGCGGTTCCGCGCCGCGTACTGGGTGGACGGCCCGCACGGGCGTACCCGGCACTGGCGCTCGACGGCGGCGGGCGCCCGGTCGACGCGCTCACCAGCAACATCGGGCACCTGCTCGGCACCGGGCTGCTGA